The following are encoded in a window of Coriobacteriia bacterium genomic DNA:
- a CDS encoding NAD(P)-dependent alcohol dehydrogenase, with protein sequence MKAVIQSGYGSADVIELAEVGKPTPGKGEVLVRVMAASLAAGDYYGMRGTPFPVRFIMGLFKPKPGYVVGLDFAGVVESVGPDVTAFRPGDEVYGEGRGACAEYAVARADRLAPKPMGLTFEQAAAVPTSGCTAYEALRVHGKVQPGQHVLINGASGGVGTFAVQIAKALGAEVTAVCSTRNVETARSLGADHVIDYTKEDFTQGGPRYDLILDNVGSHSLSAARRALKPEGVHLPSSGHAGMGWIIAAGLQSVVVRQQGAPFTAFATSDNLRGVTELIDAGRVAPLIDRALPLEDTAEAFRYLDTGHARGKVVIRVRPDGE encoded by the coding sequence GTGAAGGCGGTCATCCAGTCAGGGTACGGCTCGGCGGACGTGATTGAACTCGCGGAGGTCGGCAAGCCGACGCCCGGCAAAGGCGAGGTTCTCGTCCGCGTGATGGCGGCCTCGCTTGCCGCAGGCGACTACTACGGGATGCGGGGCACGCCTTTTCCCGTGCGTTTCATCATGGGGCTTTTCAAGCCGAAACCGGGATACGTCGTAGGGCTCGACTTCGCTGGCGTCGTCGAGTCGGTGGGGCCCGATGTGACAGCGTTTCGCCCGGGCGACGAGGTCTACGGCGAGGGCCGCGGCGCGTGTGCTGAGTACGCCGTTGCGCGGGCGGACCGTCTCGCGCCCAAGCCAATGGGTCTCACCTTCGAGCAGGCAGCGGCCGTGCCGACATCCGGGTGCACCGCCTACGAGGCGCTGCGTGTGCACGGCAAGGTGCAGCCGGGGCAGCACGTGCTCATCAACGGCGCGTCGGGTGGCGTGGGAACCTTTGCCGTACAGATCGCCAAGGCGCTGGGCGCGGAGGTGACGGCTGTGTGCAGCACGCGCAACGTTGAGACGGCGCGCTCGCTGGGAGCCGACCATGTCATCGACTACACGAAGGAGGACTTCACCCAAGGCGGGCCGCGCTACGACCTGATCCTCGATAACGTGGGGAGCCATTCGCTGTCGGCTGCTCGCCGCGCGCTGAAGCCTGAGGGGGTACACCTCCCGAGCAGCGGCCACGCGGGCATGGGGTGGATCATCGCGGCGGGACTACAGTCGGTTGTCGTTCGCCAGCAGGGGGCACCATTCACTGCGTTCGCGACAAGCGACAACCTGCGCGGGGTCACTGAGCTCATCGACGCTGGCAGGGTTGCGCCACTCATCGACCGTGCACTCCCGCTAGAGGATACCGCCGAGGCGTTCCGGTACCTAGACACGGGCCACGCGCGGGGGAAGGTGGTCATTCGAGTGAGGCCCGACGGTGAGTAG
- a CDS encoding LCP family protein, with translation MGKHSHNHGGGLFGRRSSSVPGGKPVRRRKPTTVSGARVPADVSRRTALLGDRKKLSDAASRRHGPLESAPARLRAESDRRRQRAKTIAAVIAGSVVVLLVLGAGGVFAFAKHIERTMQRTVLQEEKLDLDLKKAAPQEPFTMLILGYDRRPPETVYRSDTVILAKLDPKTKQMWVLSIPRDTRVEIPGHGTRKINDAFALGGEELAVETVERFTGVKVNHYMGVNFKGFERAVDAMGGVWVDVPNEIDDIKADRSPGHRAAHIDAGYQLLDGEHALTFVRTRDYLDADVSRMKNQQTFFKAVADQVAKRTSPTKLPGIVSKVAPFISTDMSLMEMLRTASALRDAGSQRVYTATIGGEWSSPYIVTDEENKETLLAKFGAGEPFEKPEPSEEDSATADAPEGASEKPPTQPKDVSVTIRNGAGIAGCAKQASSVLKARAFDVRDVGNAGQFVYDKTLIVFKGDRAAAELVASVLPRGTKIVESRGMYAYDSEILVVIGKDWDVAKLPLTPVTTN, from the coding sequence ATGGGTAAGCATTCCCACAATCACGGCGGCGGACTGTTTGGTCGTCGCTCCAGTTCGGTGCCCGGCGGCAAGCCGGTGCGTCGCCGTAAGCCCACGACCGTTTCCGGCGCCCGGGTGCCCGCAGACGTCTCACGTCGGACGGCTCTGCTTGGCGACCGCAAGAAGCTCTCAGACGCCGCTTCTCGTCGTCATGGACCGCTCGAGTCAGCTCCCGCGCGTCTTCGCGCCGAGAGTGACCGTCGCAGGCAGCGCGCCAAGACCATCGCGGCGGTGATCGCAGGTTCTGTCGTGGTGCTTCTTGTGCTGGGGGCCGGAGGCGTGTTCGCCTTTGCCAAGCACATCGAGCGCACCATGCAGCGGACGGTGCTCCAAGAAGAGAAGCTCGATCTCGATCTGAAGAAGGCGGCTCCCCAGGAGCCCTTCACCATGCTCATTCTGGGCTACGATCGACGACCGCCTGAGACCGTGTATCGCTCGGATACGGTCATCTTGGCCAAACTCGACCCCAAGACCAAGCAGATGTGGGTGCTGTCGATTCCCCGTGACACGCGGGTCGAGATCCCCGGTCACGGCACGCGCAAGATCAACGACGCGTTCGCGCTGGGTGGCGAGGAGCTCGCCGTCGAGACCGTTGAACGATTCACCGGCGTCAAGGTGAACCACTACATGGGCGTGAACTTCAAGGGCTTCGAGCGTGCCGTCGACGCGATGGGCGGCGTGTGGGTCGACGTCCCCAACGAGATCGACGACATCAAGGCCGACCGGAGCCCCGGCCACCGGGCGGCGCACATCGATGCGGGGTACCAGCTCCTCGACGGTGAGCACGCACTCACCTTCGTGAGGACGCGGGACTACCTGGATGCCGATGTCTCCCGCATGAAGAACCAGCAGACGTTCTTCAAGGCCGTCGCCGATCAGGTGGCGAAGCGAACGAGCCCGACCAAGCTGCCCGGAATCGTTTCGAAGGTGGCGCCCTTCATCTCCACTGACATGTCCCTGATGGAGATGCTGCGCACGGCCTCGGCGTTGCGCGACGCCGGCAGCCAGCGGGTGTACACCGCCACCATCGGCGGCGAATGGAGCTCGCCCTATATCGTCACCGACGAAGAGAACAAAGAGACGCTGCTGGCCAAGTTCGGGGCGGGTGAGCCCTTCGAGAAGCCCGAGCCCTCCGAGGAGGACAGCGCAACCGCGGATGCGCCCGAGGGAGCCAGCGAGAAGCCCCCGACGCAGCCCAAGGATGTCTCGGTGACCATACGTAACGGTGCGGGTATCGCCGGATGTGCCAAACAGGCGTCGTCAGTGCTCAAAGCGCGTGCGTTCGACGTCCGCGACGTGGGCAACGCGGGGCAGTTCGTCTACGACAAGACTCTCATCGTCTTCAAGGGTGACCGCGCAGCGGCTGAACTGGTCGCGAGTGTGCTACCCCGAGGTACCAAGATCGTCGAGAGCCGCGGGATGTACGCGTACGACTCCGAGATCCTCGTGGTCATCGGCAAGGACTGGGACGTGGCGAAGCTCCCGTTGACGCCGGTGACGACCAACTGA
- a CDS encoding N-acetylneuraminate synthase family protein, giving the protein MMYAPTLEIAGKVVGPGHEPFTIAEVGVHHGNSMELAKAYVLAAKVAGVDAVKFQTYSADRLAATWAPTYWNDGSGRTQHDIFAERSLLTEADYTELFAYAADLGVLFLSTPFDTDAAAMLGSMGMAAFKIASADITDLPLLRAVAAYGRPVLMSTGASTLDEVAVAVETVRAAGAPVGLLHCSLSYPTAVPDANLGRLRTLAARFDGVVLGYSDHTQPQDSELTCPLAVALGASIIEKHFTLNKALLGDDHYHAVDAEGLARLVKNCREAYLMSQDLGEMTEAEQAARSFARRSIVAARPLAAGTVLAESDVDFKRPGTGVSPARLAEVLGRRLARDLAADDLVQLEDLDTAGGA; this is encoded by the coding sequence ATGATGTACGCACCCACGCTGGAGATCGCCGGCAAGGTGGTCGGACCCGGCCACGAGCCGTTCACCATCGCCGAAGTCGGTGTCCATCACGGCAACAGCATGGAGCTGGCGAAGGCCTACGTCCTGGCGGCCAAGGTCGCGGGCGTCGACGCCGTGAAGTTCCAGACGTACTCGGCTGACCGTCTCGCCGCGACGTGGGCACCCACGTACTGGAACGACGGCTCCGGCCGCACGCAGCACGACATCTTCGCCGAGCGCAGCCTGCTTACCGAGGCCGACTACACCGAGCTGTTTGCCTACGCGGCGGACCTCGGCGTGCTGTTCCTGTCGACGCCGTTCGACACCGACGCCGCTGCGATGCTGGGCTCCATGGGCATGGCGGCCTTCAAGATCGCTTCTGCCGACATCACCGACCTGCCGCTTCTCAGGGCGGTCGCCGCCTACGGGCGCCCCGTGCTCATGTCGACGGGCGCCTCGACGCTCGACGAGGTCGCGGTCGCGGTCGAGACCGTGCGCGCCGCCGGTGCACCCGTCGGGCTGCTGCATTGCTCGCTGTCGTACCCGACCGCCGTGCCCGACGCCAACCTCGGGCGCCTGCGCACTCTGGCCGCGCGCTTCGACGGCGTCGTGCTGGGCTACTCGGACCACACGCAGCCGCAGGACTCCGAGCTCACGTGTCCGCTCGCCGTCGCGCTGGGCGCATCGATCATCGAGAAACACTTCACGCTCAACAAGGCGCTGCTGGGCGACGACCACTACCACGCTGTCGACGCCGAGGGACTCGCGCGTCTCGTCAAGAACTGCCGCGAGGCGTACCTCATGTCGCAGGACCTTGGCGAGATGACCGAGGCCGAGCAGGCCGCCCGTTCGTTCGCCCGCCGCAGCATCGTCGCGGCGCGCCCGCTGGCGGCAGGCACGGTGCTCGCCGAGTCCGATGTCGACTTCAAGCGGCCTGGCACCGGGGTCTCGCCCGCTCGCTTGGCCGAGGTGCTCGGCCGCCGTCTGGCGCGCGACCTGGCAGCCGACGACCTCGTGCAGCTCGAGGACCTCGACACGGCGGGCGGTGCATAA
- a CDS encoding UDP-glucose/GDP-mannose dehydrogenase family protein produces MQVTVVGTGYVGLVQGVCLAELGHSVTCVDIDPVKIERLSRGISPIYEPGIEDLIHANVEAGRLSFATPENGWAPLLSEVVFVAVGTPMAENGAADLSYVRSAVGSIADAATSEMTLVMKSTVPPGTGATLLARFLAHASATIGYVSNPEFLREGTAIRDFFEPDRIVLGGSSPADIERVAAVYQPLVDRCVASGLECPIVKTDVASAETIKYASNAFLSTKISFINEIANVCDCVGADVDAVAEGMGLDVRIGRHFLGAGIGYGGSCFPKDTRALDFISTLNGYQFDLLKAVIDVNNRQRLLPVIHLAKALPDLHERTVAVLGLAFKPHTDDVRESPAIDIVPLFLEEGARVRCYDPLAAPLDLGEAVRCDTVWEALEGASAAILVTEWPELVDLDWARVRSVMADPAIIFDGRNALDGAAVTAAGCTYMAVGRPGAHRG; encoded by the coding sequence ATGCAGGTCACCGTCGTCGGAACCGGATACGTCGGCCTCGTGCAGGGCGTGTGCCTGGCCGAGCTGGGGCACTCCGTCACGTGCGTCGACATCGACCCCGTCAAGATCGAGCGCCTCTCGCGCGGCATCAGCCCCATCTACGAGCCGGGCATCGAGGACCTCATCCACGCCAACGTCGAGGCCGGCCGCCTGAGCTTCGCCACACCCGAGAACGGCTGGGCGCCCCTGCTCTCTGAGGTGGTCTTCGTGGCCGTGGGTACGCCGATGGCGGAGAACGGAGCCGCTGACCTCTCCTACGTGCGCTCGGCGGTCGGCTCGATAGCCGATGCCGCGACGTCTGAGATGACGCTCGTCATGAAGTCGACGGTGCCCCCCGGGACGGGTGCGACGCTGCTCGCCCGCTTCCTGGCCCACGCGAGCGCCACGATCGGCTACGTGTCCAACCCCGAGTTCCTGCGCGAAGGCACCGCCATCCGCGACTTCTTCGAACCCGACCGCATCGTGCTCGGTGGATCGAGCCCGGCAGACATCGAGCGTGTGGCCGCCGTCTATCAGCCGCTCGTCGACCGTTGCGTCGCATCGGGCCTTGAGTGCCCCATCGTCAAGACCGATGTAGCGAGCGCCGAGACCATCAAGTACGCGAGCAATGCCTTCCTCTCCACGAAGATCAGCTTCATCAACGAGATCGCCAACGTGTGCGACTGCGTGGGCGCCGATGTGGACGCCGTGGCCGAGGGTATGGGCTTGGACGTGCGCATCGGGCGCCACTTCCTGGGCGCCGGCATCGGCTACGGGGGCTCGTGCTTCCCGAAGGACACGCGCGCGCTCGACTTCATCTCGACGCTCAACGGCTACCAGTTCGACCTGCTCAAGGCCGTCATCGATGTGAACAACCGCCAGCGCCTTCTGCCGGTGATCCACCTCGCCAAGGCCCTCCCCGACCTTCACGAGCGCACCGTCGCCGTCCTCGGGCTGGCCTTCAAGCCGCATACCGACGACGTGCGCGAGAGCCCCGCCATCGACATCGTCCCGCTCTTCCTTGAGGAAGGTGCGCGCGTGCGCTGCTACGACCCGCTCGCTGCACCGCTCGACTTGGGCGAGGCGGTGCGCTGCGACACCGTGTGGGAGGCGCTCGAAGGCGCCTCAGCGGCCATACTCGTCACCGAGTGGCCCGAGCTCGTCGATCTGGACTGGGCGCGCGTGCGCTCCGTGATGGCTGACCCGGCGATCATCTTCGACGGCCGCAATGCGCTCGACGGCGCCGCCGTCACCGCAGCGGGCTGCACCTACATGGCGGTCGGTCGCCCCGGCGCCCACCGCGGCTGA
- a CDS encoding oligosaccharide flippase family protein, which produces MLKELRRVFKDTVIYGMGSLLPKAAGLILMPIYTRVLSTADYGIYSLSMMIASMVGVVMALGQPGSLTLHLRHKIAEEGETRDLLFTVVTFVMGAGALMLGVLYLLGPALVPHITKNGELTFAPYVILALLIAYAGLPLAMQQAVNRAKGQAKTHTLFQLAQFTLNTAFTLYFVVALRQGPAGSLKGTLTAALLVAPVALIMLAKQMRPRFSMTWLKASLRFGLPLVPHYFAGWLLAFADRALLARLGTMSDVGLYSVAYNLSMALNLFSTAINQAWGPIYYDLSDSDEGRAMLPRLTSVYAAAVAGIAMAFTLLAPEALPILAAPAFAGAKIVIPLVAAGYFFFALYMVLSTPIFYAKKTKYVPLVSGAAAVLNIALNLWWIPLWGMMGAAAATLVAYAFMAGVSRTFSGRLRPGAFEDSRLVRIIVVYFVSVAAAYGIMALELRPLASIPLALAALAGCIGLLFVMGVVTRDEVRQMIERVRSRTQRKQRAKADEAALEAREAEAAGASPDASGFDPDDQR; this is translated from the coding sequence GTGCTCAAAGAGCTCAGGCGAGTCTTCAAAGACACGGTCATCTACGGCATGGGCAGTCTGTTGCCCAAGGCCGCGGGCCTCATCCTCATGCCCATCTACACGCGGGTGCTCTCTACAGCCGACTACGGCATCTACTCGCTGTCGATGATGATCGCCTCGATGGTGGGTGTGGTGATGGCGCTGGGGCAGCCCGGCTCGCTCACGCTGCATTTGCGCCACAAGATCGCCGAAGAGGGCGAGACGCGCGACCTGCTGTTCACGGTGGTCACGTTCGTCATGGGTGCCGGTGCGCTCATGCTGGGTGTGTTGTACCTGCTGGGGCCTGCGCTGGTCCCCCACATCACCAAGAACGGCGAGCTCACGTTCGCGCCCTACGTGATTCTGGCGCTGCTCATCGCCTACGCCGGGTTGCCGCTGGCCATGCAGCAGGCGGTCAATAGGGCGAAGGGGCAGGCGAAGACCCACACGCTGTTCCAGCTGGCGCAGTTCACGCTCAACACGGCGTTCACACTGTACTTCGTGGTGGCGCTCAGGCAGGGGCCGGCGGGCTCGCTCAAGGGCACGCTGACCGCTGCGCTGCTGGTGGCGCCGGTGGCGCTCATCATGCTGGCGAAGCAGATGCGGCCGCGCTTCTCGATGACGTGGCTCAAGGCGAGCCTGCGCTTCGGCCTGCCGCTGGTGCCGCACTACTTCGCCGGCTGGCTGCTGGCGTTCGCGGACCGGGCTCTGTTGGCGCGGTTGGGCACGATGTCAGACGTGGGCCTGTACTCGGTGGCCTACAACCTGTCGATGGCGCTGAACCTGTTCTCGACGGCGATCAATCAGGCGTGGGGGCCGATCTACTACGACCTGTCGGACTCGGATGAGGGCCGCGCAATGCTGCCGCGGCTCACGAGTGTGTATGCGGCCGCGGTGGCCGGCATCGCGATGGCGTTCACGCTGCTGGCGCCCGAGGCGCTTCCGATACTGGCCGCACCCGCGTTCGCCGGCGCGAAGATCGTGATCCCGCTCGTGGCGGCCGGCTACTTCTTCTTTGCGCTGTACATGGTGCTGTCCACACCCATCTTCTATGCGAAGAAGACGAAGTACGTTCCGCTCGTGTCGGGGGCGGCCGCGGTGCTCAATATCGCGTTGAACCTGTGGTGGATACCCCTGTGGGGCATGATGGGCGCGGCGGCGGCCACGCTCGTGGCCTACGCGTTCATGGCGGGTGTCTCGCGCACGTTCTCGGGACGGTTGCGCCCGGGCGCTTTCGAGGATTCACGGCTCGTCAGGATCATCGTGGTCTACTTCGTCTCGGTGGCGGCCGCCTACGGCATCATGGCGTTGGAGCTTCGTCCGCTGGCGAGCATCCCGCTGGCGCTCGCGGCGCTCGCCGGCTGCATCGGGCTGCTGTTCGTGATGGGTGTCGTGACGCGCGACGAGGTTCGCCAGATGATCGAGCGCGTGCGCTCGCGCACGCAACGCAAGCAGCGTGCGAAGGCTGATGAGGCGGCGCTTGAGGCCCGCGAGGCAGAGGCAGCGGGAGCGTCGCCGGACGCGAGCGGGTTCGACCCTGACGACCAGCGGTAG
- a CDS encoding GEGP motif-containing diheme protein: MKRRLVLLGMAVLGLALVLVATVSPSAQAAYRHAGEMDSDYFLTAHPEAEATKLDSCTLCHRGGTVGKAALGSCEWCHYTYGYDEHGDITNTLNPYGMDYRAAGSDVAAVAAIDGMDSDGDGYSNNDEIAAVRYPGDAGDDPTKVEAPYRVYTLAEIEAMPSQTQFQLMNTHKSGDYYAEYTGVPMEYLLDDAGMLSSATGIDVLAADGFGVTHPLDPTTGWYHVRGVYPQSTFYYDEEADKAINPFGWCDYSALSVAGRTNGDPIVVNGGSRLLLAYKYEGQHLTPGSINSAGKLLGEGPFRVVPPQRVPGPPDQASTSLVQDVIWPFDAAEITTDHNAGFSSKCVTVVKVGPLPAGTTDIDTLEAGWEYVRDGKVVVYGAIDPVPTVLAKGAGLLEFVESLGREDVRSKNLGRAYEQKISAFLKQVDRGAVNGASNKITSDLLPKVDGVVESGAPDGNDWVTDPGAQRRIYWSLQELLVLLSIEG; this comes from the coding sequence ATGAAAAGACGTTTGGTTCTACTGGGGATGGCGGTGCTGGGACTGGCGTTAGTGTTGGTCGCGACGGTGTCGCCGAGTGCACAGGCCGCGTATCGGCACGCCGGAGAGATGGATTCGGACTACTTCTTGACCGCACATCCGGAGGCCGAGGCGACGAAGCTCGACTCCTGCACGCTGTGTCATCGTGGCGGCACGGTGGGTAAGGCGGCGCTTGGTAGCTGTGAGTGGTGCCACTACACATACGGGTACGACGAGCATGGCGACATCACGAACACGCTCAATCCCTACGGGATGGACTATCGCGCCGCCGGGAGCGACGTCGCTGCGGTGGCGGCGATCGATGGTATGGACTCGGATGGTGACGGGTACAGCAACAACGACGAGATCGCTGCGGTGCGCTACCCTGGCGACGCCGGCGACGACCCCACCAAGGTCGAAGCTCCCTATCGCGTCTACACGCTGGCCGAGATCGAGGCCATGCCTTCACAGACGCAGTTCCAGCTCATGAACACCCACAAGTCGGGCGACTACTACGCCGAGTACACCGGCGTGCCCATGGAGTACCTCCTTGACGACGCCGGGATGCTGTCCTCAGCCACGGGCATCGATGTCTTGGCCGCCGACGGGTTCGGAGTCACGCACCCTCTCGATCCCACGACCGGCTGGTACCACGTGCGGGGCGTATACCCGCAGTCCACGTTCTACTACGACGAAGAGGCCGACAAGGCGATCAACCCGTTCGGCTGGTGTGACTACAGCGCGCTGTCGGTGGCAGGACGCACCAACGGCGACCCGATCGTGGTCAATGGGGGGAGTCGTCTGCTGCTTGCCTACAAGTACGAAGGGCAGCACCTGACCCCGGGCTCGATCAACTCAGCCGGAAAGCTCCTTGGCGAGGGTCCCTTCCGCGTTGTGCCTCCACAGCGAGTTCCCGGCCCGCCGGATCAAGCATCGACCTCGCTTGTACAGGATGTGATCTGGCCCTTCGATGCAGCCGAGATCACCACCGACCACAATGCTGGGTTCTCCTCGAAATGCGTGACGGTGGTCAAGGTGGGGCCGCTTCCCGCGGGGACGACCGATATCGACACGCTCGAGGCCGGCTGGGAGTACGTTCGTGACGGCAAGGTCGTCGTGTACGGCGCCATCGATCCGGTACCGACGGTTCTCGCCAAGGGTGCGGGACTACTGGAGTTCGTCGAATCCCTTGGGAGAGAGGACGTGCGCTCGAAGAACCTGGGCCGAGCGTATGAGCAGAAGATCAGTGCGTTCCTCAAGCAGGTCGACCGGGGCGCCGTCAATGGTGCGAGCAACAAGATCACAAGCGACCTGTTGCCGAAGGTCGACGGCGTGGTCGAGTCAGGCGCGCCGGATGGCAATGACTGGGTCACCGACCCGGGCGCCCAGCGGCGCATCTACTGGTCGCTGCAGGAACTGCTCGTGCTTCTCTCCATAGAGGGGTAG
- a CDS encoding glycosyltransferase family 4 protein translates to MRILYIHQFFATRESSLGLIRSYEFARRWVEQGHEVTVITSASRLPAPYSERLFAEGEIDGIRVRSVRVAYDNRMGTWRRIGAFATFMTGATWLAVTAGRHDVVFATSTPLTVGIPGWLAAALRRTPFVFEVRDLWPEAAVQMGAIRRGGMLEKVAKGLERFLYRRAKRVVALSPGMAAGVIGEGIPPERVVMVPNSSDLDLFSPGPRDAELVARYGLGDRFVVGYAGAIGPSNAVEDNVPAAASRLLREGRTDIVFLIAGAGKSVDELQRRCDGLPNVVIAGSMPKAEVPRFTRTADVLLVLFADKPILATNSPNKFFDALASGRPVIVNSDGWTREIVESDGAGMYFPAGDGDALAEAVIRLADDEAARADMGTRGRGLAESRFARDILAEQVLTTLSSAAATDR, encoded by the coding sequence GTGCGCATCCTCTACATCCACCAGTTCTTCGCCACGCGCGAGTCCTCACTCGGGCTCATCCGCTCGTACGAGTTCGCTCGGCGCTGGGTGGAGCAGGGCCATGAGGTCACGGTCATCACCTCGGCCTCGCGGCTGCCCGCACCGTACTCCGAGCGCCTCTTCGCCGAGGGCGAGATCGACGGTATCCGTGTGCGGAGTGTGCGTGTCGCCTACGACAACCGCATGGGGACCTGGCGGCGAATCGGCGCCTTCGCCACGTTCATGACCGGCGCCACATGGCTCGCGGTCACGGCGGGTCGTCACGATGTCGTCTTCGCGACCTCCACGCCGCTCACGGTGGGCATCCCCGGGTGGCTCGCCGCCGCGCTTCGCAGGACGCCGTTCGTCTTCGAGGTCCGTGACCTGTGGCCCGAGGCTGCGGTGCAGATGGGTGCGATTCGGCGCGGCGGCATGCTCGAGAAGGTCGCTAAGGGGCTCGAACGCTTCCTGTACCGCCGCGCCAAGCGAGTCGTGGCGCTCTCGCCCGGGATGGCCGCCGGGGTCATCGGCGAGGGTATCCCCCCCGAGCGGGTCGTCATGGTACCGAACTCGAGTGATCTCGACCTCTTCTCGCCGGGGCCGCGCGACGCCGAACTCGTGGCACGCTACGGGCTGGGCGACCGCTTCGTCGTCGGGTACGCCGGTGCGATCGGCCCGAGCAATGCGGTCGAGGACAACGTCCCGGCGGCGGCAAGCCGCCTGCTGCGTGAGGGTCGGACCGACATCGTGTTCCTGATCGCCGGGGCGGGCAAGAGCGTCGACGAGCTGCAGCGCCGATGCGACGGCTTGCCCAACGTCGTCATCGCGGGCTCGATGCCCAAGGCCGAGGTTCCCCGCTTCACCCGCACCGCCGACGTGCTGCTCGTCCTCTTCGCCGACAAGCCCATCCTTGCCACCAACTCGCCGAACAAGTTCTTCGACGCGCTGGCCTCCGGTAGACCCGTGATCGTCAACTCCGACGGCTGGACACGCGAGATCGTCGAGAGTGACGGCGCCGGGATGTACTTCCCCGCCGGTGACGGAGATGCGCTCGCCGAGGCGGTCATCCGGCTGGCGGACGACGAAGCGGCGCGCGCGGACATGGGAACACGGGGGCGGGGGTTGGCCGAATCGCGCTTCGCTCGCGACATCCTCGCCGAGCAGGTGCTGACGACCCTTTCATCGGCGGCAGCTACCGACCGCTGA
- a CDS encoding nucleotide sugar dehydrogenase, with translation MGLRERLNDGTAVYGVVGLGYVGLPLAVEMAKEGHRVIGLEVNDAKVARVNAGDSYIPDVPTEELAALVQTGLITATTDFSRAAECDAIAICVPTPLNKMKEPDVSYMVAATEAIAPHLHSDMLVTLESTTYPGTTEEIVQPIVESGGLKVGGDIYLAFSPERVDPGNPVYQTKNTPKVVGGVTSECTEVAAAFYGTFLDSIVTVSTTRAAEMTKLLENIFRCVNIALVNELLMLCERMDVNIWEVVDAARTKPFGFMPFYPGPGLGGHCIPIDPFYLSWKAREYDFHTEFIELAGKVNENMPYYVVTRLMSALNSRRKSLAGSRILVLGVAYKSDIDDMRESPAIKIIERLIENDAEVVYHDPWVAEYNEGGRAVPFVELTDDEVSRADAVLVVTGHRNVDYDLVVRSADLVLDTRDALNRFDSENVVRL, from the coding sequence ATGGGACTCAGAGAGCGCTTGAACGACGGGACGGCTGTGTACGGTGTGGTCGGCCTGGGCTACGTGGGGCTTCCTCTTGCCGTGGAGATGGCCAAGGAGGGGCACCGCGTCATCGGGCTCGAGGTCAACGATGCGAAGGTCGCCCGGGTCAACGCCGGCGACAGCTACATCCCGGACGTGCCTACCGAAGAGCTTGCAGCGCTGGTCCAAACGGGCCTGATCACTGCGACGACCGACTTCTCGCGCGCGGCGGAGTGTGACGCGATCGCCATCTGCGTCCCTACGCCGCTCAACAAGATGAAGGAGCCCGACGTCAGCTACATGGTGGCTGCTACCGAGGCGATCGCACCCCATCTGCACTCCGACATGCTCGTGACGCTCGAGTCCACCACGTATCCGGGCACCACTGAGGAGATCGTGCAGCCGATCGTGGAGTCGGGCGGCCTGAAGGTCGGAGGGGATATCTACCTCGCCTTCTCGCCCGAACGCGTCGATCCCGGCAACCCCGTGTACCAGACGAAGAACACGCCCAAGGTTGTTGGAGGGGTCACGTCGGAGTGCACTGAGGTCGCCGCTGCGTTCTACGGCACGTTCCTCGACAGTATCGTGACGGTCTCCACCACGCGCGCGGCCGAGATGACGAAGCTGCTGGAGAACATCTTCCGCTGCGTGAACATCGCGCTCGTCAACGAGCTGCTCATGCTGTGCGAGCGCATGGACGTCAACATCTGGGAGGTGGTGGACGCGGCCCGGACCAAGCCGTTCGGATTCATGCCGTTCTACCCGGGGCCCGGCCTCGGGGGGCACTGCATCCCCATCGACCCGTTCTATCTATCCTGGAAAGCGCGCGAGTACGACTTTCACACGGAGTTCATCGAACTTGCCGGCAAGGTCAACGAGAACATGCCGTACTACGTCGTGACGCGGCTCATGAGCGCGCTCAACAGCCGGCGCAAGTCGCTTGCCGGCAGTCGCATCCTCGTGCTGGGCGTAGCCTACAAAAGCGACATCGACGATATGCGCGAGAGTCCCGCCATCAAGATCATCGAGCGCCTCATCGAGAACGATGCCGAAGTCGTCTATCACGACCCGTGGGTAGCTGAGTACAACGAGGGTGGGCGTGCGGTGCCCTTCGTCGAACTCACCGACGACGAGGTGTCCCGAGCCGATGCCGTGCTGGTCGTGACGGGCCACCGCAACGTGGATTACGACCTCGTCGTGCGGTCGGCGGACCTCGTTCTCGACACGCGTGATGCTCTCAATCGATTCGATTCTGAGAATGTCGTACGGTTGTGA